The Primulina eburnea isolate SZY01 chromosome 12, ASM2296580v1, whole genome shotgun sequence genome includes the window GACAATATGATTCTCCATAAGCTCCGTCCCATAAAAAAAAATCCCTCACAATCTTTTACATAAATCCTGCTACTCCTTTTGGTACCCTAAAAAAAGACATGACATACATTGGGAGAGCATTCAATACTGCAGAAATTAAAGTTAATCGACCTCCCCTGGATAAAAAGGTTTTCTTCCCACTCGCTAGCTTCTTAGACATCTTGGACACCACAGGTTCCCAAAAGTAGTTTTCAAATAATTGCCCTAATAGAACCTTAGATATTTATTAGGCCACTCCTCCCTCCCACACCCAATATTTCTAGCTAACCCTTCCATTTCACCTTTTGTAGAATTATTACCCATAAATTGAAGTGAATGAGTAATTTTTAGCGTACTTAAAAGAGTATATAGGTAATTGTGttaaaaacataaatttaaTCATTCCTATTATAACCATATCAAATgcgatttataaaaaaaaatacaaaccaAAGGCTACATATTTTATCATACAGcattaattttccaaaacttCCAATTTTTTATCATCATCATTATACGTCCTTCAGTTAACTCATCACACTAACCAAATGGACCTTAAGATTCAAATTGTAAAGACGTCCAAAATGTTAACTTAAAGATTATCCAAATTACTTTGCCAATTCAAGCAGCACGCTTAAACTGGAAGAAAGGGAGTACTTCAACATTTATACAGATAAGAGCTAATAGTTTCTATATAACTAAAATCACTTCCCATGGTACGTGTTATTTCATGTAACATCCGAATAATGTAAAGTGCATGTCATAAATGAAAttccaaaaaaaataataaagccGAACATGCagtttaaatattaaaatggtTTTTGCAAGAGTTCGCCGAGATAAAGTAATGTAGCAGATAAATGAAAAACTACAGGTGCATCGCACCTCCCACTgaaaatttgaaatgatttttacATGCTTCTTCGTGGATAGaagcaacaccaaaataaatttctttacaGAGGCTTTATCAAATTTAAGATGCAGCATAACGTTGAACATTAtatcatgatatttttttaacttttaGGGTCATATAGAGATTTAGTTTCACCATCCATGCACACATCATTCCATTTTTTGTCATTCAAGTTACAAAAATCCTGTTTCTTGTCATTACAACACTCTTCAACCACTCCACTTCCATGTTCAATTCTGTTCCATACTGGAAGAATGAACCACTAGAACTACACTGGTTTCAATCAAAATACACTGGTTCCAATCAAAATAAGACCATGACAATCCGTCAAATATGCATACAACAAGACTTGTTAGCGTCCGTTATCAACTATTCTCCAGTGAATTGCAAAATCTTGTGCATGGGCTTCACTACATAACTTTCACCATAATTAAGTTTCTATTAGCTTCAAACATTCAACTCAATTGTAAAAGCATTAGCAGAAGAGAAACAGATATATGTGAAAAAACAAGtagaatgaaaaaaaaaaacatagcaAAGGTATGCATTCTACGCCTGTAAACAAAGTACTGACAGGCAGGATTATTATAGACATAATATTTGTGACACTTGGGTACATATTGGTTCGAATGATAGGATAATTGAAGGACATATAGTTAGAGTGATTATAAGTTGGAaactaaatataaataatataatatttctaCAGCCTCTCGACGTGTGTGTGGCTGCGGGTGCAGAAGCAGCAGCGAATGCTAAGATAGTCTGTAAAGCAGTGTCAATGCTCATTTGAACAAGCTTTTTGATATAACATTAATTTGTTTGATTTGGATTTCCTTGTTAGAATTTGCAACGGTCTAAAGATAATATCATAAGCacttcaaaatatatatttcaatatTTTGAAGGACAAGCAAACCACCTGGTATTAAGGAAAGTAACCGCTACCATGCACTCAGGAAAGTCTTACAGGGAAGTTAGCTACATTCCTCTCTCAACCATTACGTCACAAGTAATATAGTAATGGTTGAGAGAGGAATTCATACACTAGAAAATAAAAACACTTGAAGTATACCTGTGCTATGGCAGAAATTGTAAGAATGGGGAGAGTTGCTAATGCAACAAGAGCCAATCGCCAATGCAGAAACATCCCGATGAGAACAGCAACTATAACAGCTGCACTGTCTTGTATGAATATTGAAAGCCGATTGCTAAAAGCAGCTCTGACAAAAGTGGCATCATTTGCCAGACGCATCGACAGGTTATCAGCGCTGTTCTCCTCTAAATCAAACCATCCAACTTCATTTCGAAGCATAGCTGTCAAACACGGAAGAAAAAACACAGAAAACATCAAAGTAGAGATATAAAGCTTATGACAAATTGATGAACCACCCATTTAAAATGATGGAACACTAAGAATAAAGTAGCAGAACAAAATTAGCAGTACGTACACCATCACATACCAGAAAACATCATTCTTCGAACTCTTTCAGTCATTTTCTCCCCCATTATACCAAAGTAAAAGTGCTGTAGAAAATTCGCGATAACAGTCACAATTCCCATGCCTGCAATGATTAAGCACCACCTATCTATTTCTTGACGCCTATGATGTTTTTCATCTGTTCTATAATATGCCGTTACTGTGAGGGCAATAACATAAGCAAGAACAGGATTAAAAGAGCCAAAGATCGCAGCACCGGTGCTTCCTAAAACAGCATAAAGCCACTCTGCAAGGCTGAGCTCTACGAGCCTCCAAAACGATGGCTCTTTTTGAAATTGTGCAACctttgattttttcgatgtCAAAGATACATCGTCAAATTGACTAGGTGGCCTACTAAATGTCTGTGAGTGAGACCGTTCATTTTTAGGGTCAGATGTCAGAAGAGGAGAAACTGGAGATTCAGGATCTGAGGCACTTGTTTGTTTATGCGCAGAATGAACATCAATCTTGGGCAACTCTGGTAGTCTCATCTCAAAACTATCCTGTCTCTTTatagttggttctttatgtgttGCATCCATGCAAACACCATTTTCAATCATATCTTCTACTGGTGGGCTACAAATTCGAGGAGATTCTTGAGAGTGGAATGCAACATCGGCAGGCCGAACCATATGGAGGCCAGAAGCTCTTTGGAGAGATGGGGACTTGACCATTTTAGGGGAAGATGGTTCTTGAAAGCTATGACTTGCAGATGAATCTTTTTCGATCTGAAAACTCACATTTTCCTTGTGAGTTCTCATTGGCATCCTGAACAAATGAAATgacccattaaatattcaaaaacaaaaattgatgTAGCAGGATGATTCAGGAAAGAAAATATCCTAATGATAGCGATGATCTCATAAAACATTACATTGGCTAGCAAAATAATAAGACATTTTATCCTTGATTCATCACAAAGTTCTACTGATTTGTTTGCGAGCTTCTCTACTATACCTCCGGGGAAGTTTTGTTGCTTCTTCACATTTGAGAAGCTCAGCATATAGGCCATCCAGGTTTATTAATTCTTCGTGTGTTCCCATTTCAACAAGTTGGCCTTCCTCCATCACAGCAATGTAATCGGCATTTTTGATAAGACTCAGACGTCTAGCTATAATTATGGTTGATCTGCCCAGCATGAGAAGATCCAGAGCCTCTTGAACAGATCTTTCAGCTTCAAAATCAAGTCCACCGGTGACTTCATCGAGTAGTAAAATAGATGGATTGGACAGCACAGCCCTAGCAACAGATAGTTTGATTTTCTGTTCCTCTGTCATGGATAGACAAGCTCTACCAACCTGTAATGACAGAATTTTGTCAAGATAAACCACAAGGGTAGAACCGGACAAAATTTATGTTAAGACTTTCAATGAAAAACCTGAGTATCATATCCTTTATCCAGTGAGCTGATGAAGGTATGCGCGTGCGCTATTTTTGCAGCTTCTTCAATTTGATCTAAAGATGCATTCCGCCCGTAAGCAATATTGTCCTTAATACTCAAACTCAGCAAAGCAGGTTCCTGGGTAACTAAACCAATTTGGCTCCTCAGCCACTCCAGCTTtagattttttatattttcaccATCCAAAAGGACTTCTCCTGCATGATGAAAAATGTGATTGGAATGTCTGAGAAAGGTATGAAGAATATATTTCCAAAAATGTGTAACAAAATGAGGTAGTAATACCTAATGTAGGATCATAAAATCGTTCCATGAGCGGTATGATACTGCTTTTACCAGACCCATTTCTGCCAACAAGTGCCACAGCCTTTTTAGCTGGCACGTTGAGGTAAAACCCACTTAAGATAGGAATTTCAGGGCGGGATAGATAGCTGAAATATACATTTCGAAACTCAATGTTCCCTTGTACGGATGAAAGGGTGAGTCCATCATGATTAACCGTGGAAGATGAGCGGCTAATCATCTCAAATAGCCTATAGGCAGCAATTCTTCCTTGTTCGAAAGAGTAGAAGTTTGTCGCAGCTTGATTTAGACCACTATTGAACTTAAAATACTTAGTAAGTATAACAACTGACGAAAAAAATTGAAGCACTGAAGGTGATTATAAGAAAAAATCTGAAACAAAAGAAAAGTTGCTTACAGGCCACTTAATATAACAGCAAATAGTGCCGTTATAATATCTCCACCGTGAGCTTTGCCATGTGTCACCAGGAACCTTCCCACCCAAAGTTGCAAGGCACAAGAACAAATAGCAAGTCCATACGTGAAACCAAGTCCAAGCCCTTGAACAAGACTTATCAAtataccatatctaagtgtcgCCTGAAGTGAAGTTGCATATGAATATTTTGCCAAAGTTTCATTCGTAAATGCGTACAATGTTCCAATATAAGAGACTGCCTGCATaataaaacaaaagaaaaaactaTACATCAAAATCatgtgaaatcaagaaaatttagCCAGAACCCGTATCCAAAAAACCAGATAAATCTTGTACAAGCAAAATGTGAAGGTTAATTAAAGGCATAATTGCGTTGAGCAACTGGTTCTCTTCATTTAGTTTACATAATTTTGCAATTTGCAGGATAACTTACATCAGTCATGTCTTGAAGTAAGGCTCATATGATATGCCACCACACATGCATTTTTTTTCTTAGGTTTAATCGCTGTAAGGTCTCAACCTAAACACAATCTCTTCAACACAAAGATGGGCTTTTACAGAAACTTGAGATGTGTCATGTTGGAACTAGCTAGAACTATGTTATCATTATTAATTATTCTGCAAAGTATACAAACATGAACAGTTATATAGTCACAACCAAATTCAAATGGATATCTTGACTTGTTATATATACCCATATGGCCATACATAAATAAAGAAAGTTAGAACACCTTAATGTTTAGTGATCATAGCTAAGTAACAAGGTTTAGACTTGAAGAGGACCATGGCGCGACCCCTAAATCATGATTCGAGATACCTAATTTAATTTAAGGATGACCCAAAAAAACTAATACCGTGATCAAAACTAGAACAAAACCACAAATCATTATCACTAATGTTTGTAGAACTTGTAATCATCTCTACAACTTTTAGGAATGTCCTAACAACCTTATTGAATCGCCCATCGGAAGCAGAATGAAGAATTGAAGTAACAAGGTATGGGAACAAGGTCTAAACGCCTGGGGCATCCAAACATCACCTGTCATGTGTGCAAGATCGTTTGCAACGCCTTAGGATCACCAAAAGCATGTGCAGAAAATTGCAAATACCGCCTAGGTGATCCACGGCTCTGCACAAAAACAAGGCATTGCTTGAGGCAATGCCACCAACGTCTAAAGCGATCAGAACACAGGAATCAGGATCCACATTTTGCCACGTATTATACACATACCTACTTGTCACCAACCACCTAAAGAACGCCTAAGGCAAATTGGACATCACCTAAGGCAATCCGAATACATGTACAGCAATAAGCCATGTGGCCTACATACCATACAGACACAAATCGCCTGAAGCGATCCAACCGCCTTTCTCACCTATAAATAGGGCTCTTCTGCTCATTTCATCCTTGTACCTCTCTTCCTCTTTCCCAAGACCCCCAGAGCCTGCTTTAGACGTGGGGGCTCTTCTAGTGCTTGGTGGGCAACGTCGCGCTGCCAAAACCACACGAGTGGTATTATATTTTAGTGTTAGGCACAGAATCTCTGCTGGAGTAGCCAGTGTGAATCAGCAAGAAGTCAAAGCATCTGAAAGGTAACCCCTAACCTTGCCCTTTAGTTTAAATGCCGAGTTTAATTATTAGTTTGATAGTTAGAAGTTAATTTTCTTTATAAGTAGCTTAATTCCAATAATTAGTAGTTTATAATAAATAGCTAATGCTAGGTGCATGGCTAGGCATTGATAACTACTCAGGGCGAAGAACACTCGACTAGGACAAGAATAGGATACAAATATGAACCAATGACACAATAAAGAAACTAGACATGATGCTTGATCAGGAAAATGACCTGCTGACAATAAGAAGCGAGGAATAATAACCATGATAGCCCTAATAAAATGAACAGGCTCTGAGAAGCCTGTAACACAGTAACAGGGACTCAGCTGCGACGACAAAACCTAGCACTGATATAATTTCGCACCTGGCAAGGACAAGAAGAACTGACCACGATCTTGTGACTACATTCACGCTCGAGACTAGGATTTGGACTTCCGAACTAGAACCACGTGCACGAACACTGGGTCAGTATCCGACAGCTGATGGCTGTTGGTCACGAATACTACCAAAAAGCTCTGAAGAAGATGAATATTTCACATGTAGGACTGTGCATCTTTATGTTGGGCGTACTATATGCAACATTGTTTGCAAAACATGATGGTTTATACACGGAATTGTTTATCCATGTGCTCTTGTCTAAAATATGTGTTGCTTGATTTTTATTGCTTGAATTCGGGATATTGTTCCTCGTTTACAATATATGTTGCATAAAACATGATCTGACATGCATCGAGACATCTAGAGCTACTAGCATTTGATTGACATGCTAGCCTTGATATACATACTTGTGATGACTCGACTGATGTGTCTTGATTGTCGTGAGTGTTACAGTGTGGCCCTGATGCCTCTCGATTGCTATTTGACATGGAAAGCCCTACATCCATTGGCCACGGAGCAAATTAATGCATGTCCTTGAGGTACCCACACTGTAGTGAATGGTGGTAGACGGCACTTGTGGGTGATTGGGTTGGTTATTGTGTTTTGAAGAAAAAGTGTACAATGCATTAATAATTaggaatttttaaattttgttgactttttgaCCGCCCAAAACCGCCCACCTGTCTGCCCCATCTCATCTTTGGTCGCCTACATAACCGCCTAGGGCAAAGGCGGTGCAATCGAGGCTGTCGAGGCCGCCATTTAGAATACTGGACACCCGCTAACCCTTTAGCAACGACCTAATGACCTCTTCCGATATATTCATTTCATCTACGACCACATCCATCATGCATCTTTCTCTAGTTATGCTTTACATGTGTAATTAATAACATGCTTTACTTATGATATGTATAGAAGACTGTTCTGATATGGTGAGTAGATCTTGCAAAAGTCTCACATGAGAAGGAAGACAATCTAGGAAGTGATATTTGAGGATGGGTCAATTTATGATTTGTTTTTCCTCCATTGCATAATATTATTAgtttatttgattaaaaaacacctttttttaaaatgcgtgTATTCAATTGCTCGCTTAGGATGTGCCTGATTGTTAGCAACTAATCTggaatttt containing:
- the LOC140807557 gene encoding ABC transporter B family member 20-like translates to MMISRGLFGWSPPHIQPLTPVSEVSEPPESPSPYLDTGAGEAVPLEVEDEIDAEADEMEPPPAAVPFSRLFACADRLDWALMIVGSLAAAAHGTALVVYLHYFAKIIHLLRYHGVGIDGDELFRKFTQLALTIAFIAVGVFVSAWIEVSCWILTGERQTAVIRSRYVQVLLNQDMSFFDTYGNNGDIVSQVLSDVLLIQSALSEKVGNYIHNMATFFSGLIIGFFNCWQIALITLATGPVIVAAGGISNIFLHRLAENIQDAYAEAASIAEQAVSYIGTLYAFTNETLAKYSYATSLQATLRYGILISLVQGLGLGFTYGLAICSCALQLWVGRFLVTHGKAHGGDIITALFAVILSGLGLNQAATNFYSFEQGRIAAYRLFEMISRSSSTVNHDGLTLSSVQGNIEFRNVYFSYLSRPEIPILSGFYLNVPAKKAVALVGRNGSGKSSIIPLMERFYDPTLGEVLLDGENIKNLKLEWLRSQIGLVTQEPALLSLSIKDNIAYGRNASLDQIEEAAKIAHAHTFISSLDKGYDTQVGRACLSMTEEQKIKLSVARAVLSNPSILLLDEVTGGLDFEAERSVQEALDLLMLGRSTIIIARRLSLIKNADYIAVMEEGQLVEMGTHEELINLDGLYAELLKCEEATKLPRRMPMRTHKENVSFQIEKDSSASHSFQEPSSPKMVKSPSLQRASGLHMVRPADVAFHSQESPRICSPPVEDMIENGVCMDATHKEPTIKRQDSFEMRLPELPKIDVHSAHKQTSASDPESPVSPLLTSDPKNERSHSQTFSRPPSQFDDVSLTSKKSKVAQFQKEPSFWRLVELSLAEWLYAVLGSTGAAIFGSFNPVLAYVIALTVTAYYRTDEKHHRRQEIDRWCLIIAGMGIVTVIANFLQHFYFGIMGEKMTERVRRMMFSAMLRNEVGWFDLEENSADNLSMRLANDATFVRAAFSNRLSIFIQDSAAVIVAVLIGMFLHWRLALVALATLPILTISAIAQKLWLSGFSKGIQEMHRKASLVLEDAVRNIYTVVAFCAGNKVMELYRWQLQKIFKKSFLHGMAIGFAFGFSQFLLFACNALLLWYTALSVKNGYVTLSTALKEYMVFSFATFALVEPFGLAPYILKRRESLTSVFEIIDRVPKIDPDDSSALKPPNVYGSIELKNVDFSYPTRPEVLVLSNFSLKVNGGQTVAVVGVSGSGKSTIISLIERFYDPVAGQMLLDGRDLKSYNLRWLRNHLGLVQQEPIIFSTTIRENIIYARHNASEAEMKEAARIANAHHFISSLPHGYDTHVGMRGVDLTPGQKQRVAIARVILKNAPILLLDEASSSIESESSRVVQEALDTLVMGNKTTILIAHRAAMMRHVDNIVVLNGGRIVEEGTHDTLVARNGLYVRLMQPHFGKGMRQHRLL